A stretch of Oxyura jamaicensis isolate SHBP4307 breed ruddy duck chromosome 27, BPBGC_Ojam_1.0, whole genome shotgun sequence DNA encodes these proteins:
- the SNX11 gene encoding sorting nexin-11, giving the protein MLEGREEELTTVRVQDPRVQNEGSWNSYVDYKIFLHTNSKAFTAKTSCVRRRYREFVWLRRQLQKNAGLVPVPELPGKSAFFVGSTDEFIEKRRQGLQQFLEKVVQNVVLLSDSRLHLFLQSQLSVPEIEACVQGRGAQTVTDAILHYAMSNCGWAQEEESRPGLLPGGDLRGSCASRGGPQGPSCLETLPHWSDFGMDESHLDSPAEPAEPLGGPQEMQ; this is encoded by the exons ATGTTGGAGGGCCGAGAGGAG GAGCTGACCACGGTGCGTGTCCAAGACCCCCGGGTGCAGAACGAAGGCTCCTGGAACTCCTACGTGGATTACAAAATCTTCCTCCAC ACCAACAGCAAGGCCTTCACTGCCAAGACCTCATGTGTGCGGCGCCGGTACCGTGAGTTTGTGTGGCTGAGGCGGCAGCTCCAGAAGAATGCTGGCTTGGT GCCTGTCCCGGAGCTGCCTGGGAAATCCGCCTTCTTTGTGGGCAGCACAGATGAATTTATCGAGAAGCGGAGACAGGGACTGCAGCAGTTCCTGGAAAA GGTCGTGCAGAACGTGGTGCTGCTCTCCGACAGCCGGCTGCacctcttcctgcagagccagctCTCGGTGCCCGAGATAGAGGCGTGCGTGCAGGGCCGGGGCGCGCAGACGGTGACGGACGCCATCCTGCACTACGCCATGTCCAACTGCGGCTGGgcgcaggaggaggagagccgccccgggctgctgccggggggggACCTGCGCGGCAG CTGTGCCAGCCGGGGGGGGCCACAGGGGCCCAGCTGCCTGGAGACCCTCCCGCACTGGAGCGACTTTGGCATGGATGAGAGCCACTTGGACAGCCCGGCTGAGCCGGCCGAGCCCTTGGGCGGACCGCAGGAGATGCAGTAG